CTAGTTTGTTCTGCAGAAGTAAATAGAAGTGTTTGTTGAGCAGTCTGCAGAAAGCTCCGGGCAGCAAAGGAGTGAATTTATATGTGCTGCTGTTGTGGAAATGTCTGAGCTGACACATGAGTCAAATCAAGTACAAACCACTGGAAGAAAAACTGTTCAGCTGTCACTGCACAACACTTGAATGGTTTAGGTGAAGTGTGGCATCGATGAAATTTTCCTGAATATTAAAGACTGATGTTCATACATTCTATAGTAATTCTCTATGTTGAATTAGTTTTCTCAATGAATTGACAACTCTATTTTAATGCTAATAGATCAGTGCTCTTAGCATTGCTTTTCATTCTGCAGTAAAATGCTGGTTCTTATTTCTTAAATAGTGGTGCCTTAGGTATGGGCTTTTtggctgtgcttttcctttttcaaagtaaaaattcgagtgtctttttaaatgcttaatTGCATCCATTAATATAACCAGTGTAGGAGTTCAGTTCAGGAACTGATTTATCTGGGCTATTAAAGTCATATGACAATGTGCTGAGGGCCAGATATGGAGGTGGTGTGCAGACTGGCACATACAAGGTTTCTTTATGTTCTTACATTGTATTAACTGCCCACCAACTTCTTTACGCCTACTCAGTTGGCAGGTAAGGGATGCTGGGGCGGTGTAATTTACGTGGTAAGCTCATCTCACCATATAAGCATTAAGAACATATAATTGAGATGCTCCTCACCTTGTTTGAACTTGCTTCTATTTTTCTGTCCTACTCTGTATTTGCACTGTGTTCAATATTACAGGCTATAGACCTTATTGGCATGACTGGGcatttacagaaatataaattgtGTTCTTCAACTGGTATAGCATAAATGTTGTGGAAAGCAGAGTTTTGGATTTAACAAAAGTTCTCATCTGCCTGGAATAGATGTACAGGGAGAGTTCAAGGGAGGAAGGCAAGCCAGGACTGGCTCTAGAAATGATCTGGAAAAGGGGACTGTGGAAGGAGCAGGTACAGTTGGGAATTAGAGGACATGTCAGCCTGTATGATGAACACTTGTATTCATCTGTGTAACTCCAGTGGTAACCAACAACAGGACACGAGGTCATGGAATGAAGCTGAGCCAGGGGAAGCTCAGATTGGACCTTAGGAGAAAGTTCTTCACTGAGAGGATGGTCAGTCACCAGAACAGGCTCTCCAGGAAAGTCCTCATGGCATCAAGCCTGTCAGAGCTCAAGGAATGTCTTGTTACAAGGTTTAGTTTTAGGTGGACCTGTGATGAGCAGGAAGTTGGACTTGATCATCATTATGGGTCAGTTCCAGCTTGagatattccatgattctaactctagcaatttttttcattagctGAACTAATTTTAAGTAAGTTTTAATGCTTTGCTTCAGCATTCATGTGGCCTTGGctgctctgaagcagcagcCCCCAAGTACCAAACAACTTCCATGGCAGGTCTGTTTGCTATGGACTTTGTATCTCTCCCCCTCAAAAGACCAAGTCATGTTTGGAAAAGAAGCTGCCAGTTCCAGATGGATCACAGAACAACACTGTGGATCCGCTGAACCAAActgaaagatgttttaaattaatttcaagacaaaaggagaaaaagaaacacccAACACCACAGAACTGAAACCCTGTTCTTCAACAGGGAGAACAACATACTCTCTGTTGGTGTCTTGCGCAGAATTTCACTCAACTGGAGCCAATGTCTGCATCAGAGGGAAGGATTATGGGGACAGTAAGAGAGGTTTCCAAGAAACAGAGGAATGGCCTGATCTGAGCAAAACAAATAACGAGGCCTGCTGGCAAACGAAACAGCAAGCCTACCATCAAACTGAAAATGAGCAGAGATAAATATGCTGTCAGAAGCTGCTTTGTGGAAGGACTTAACGAAAGTGTTTAGTGAATGTGTCTTGCAGCCAGAGAAGTTAGGAGGGAACAGTGCAGATTCATAGCAGTAGGTATTCACCACCAAACCCTGCCCTTTTGAACACTGTTGGGTTAAAGTAGTACAAAGTAAGAGTAACTTTACACTTCAACAGCAATTTATGTGCAAGTtcacagaggagaggagatttGTGGTTTCTGTTTTGTCTAAAGCCCAAAGGATGCTAATAAGTGAATGCACAGCAGGAATGGCTTTTGTTCTCTCCTTTGTTGTTACCCTGGGAAGGACTAGAGTTACttgtcccactgtccccaagTGGACAAACTGTGCTAAATGGCATAAGAGTTAATCTGTGTAAGTTTTCAGCagacaattttatttaattgaCCATGGAATGAACATGAGTTCAGTGTCTCAAATACATTTACAAGGAAAAATCATTGTACAAAATGGCCATGACTGCCTGCCAGCATTAATGATATAATGCACTCTCCATGCCCAGGTGGAACAAAAAGTCATCCTTGATGACAAGGAATGGGACTCTTAAGTatggttttcattttcccaCTGTTTGCAGAGCTCTGGCACACGGGTGGTTGTTGGACTGAGGCTGGTGGGAGCAGGGGTGGTTGTGCTATATTCTCAGCTGTGGTCACTGCAGGGGTGGCAAAGCCTGGGTCTTTATCCAGGCAGGCAGTTAACAACTGTGGTGTGTGACAGCCACAGTCCCAGCCCATGTAGCTGTCTTTGAGCACCAGAAGCTGGGTGACAAGTAGCTGGTGTTCCTACAACTATTTCTGATGGCAATGgctcctcccagcactgctgtctcTTGCTCCACCTGTCTGATCGTTCTGGCAGCAGACCTGCCTGCTCATGTTCTCTTACCAGCTGTACCACCTGGCCGGACTTGCTTCTGTTCCTGTCCTTCATCCTTTGGATTTCAAATcttcttattttacttttttttttttttttttttttttttttttttttttttttttttctgctcagagcATGAAAGATCTTTCCAGTGGCTGTGACACTGGAGGCAGGTAAATAAAAAGGGATGTTGTCAACCTGCGGTTTTGAATGAGAATGTGATTGTTTTCTTCCAGAGCAACTGCAATGATTTTAATCAGTTTGTTATGAATGTGGCTTTTAAAACCAGTTTGCTCTCTCAATAGGCAGCAAGTGGAATAGTGAATATGAGGATATTGTGGATGAGACCTGGGTGCAGACACAGCATCCTGTTGTGGCCACAGCCAGGTGGGTCAGCACTGAGAAGTGGCACGTGGCAAGGTTGGGTTGGTGGAGACCCCAAAGCTTCATATCTGGGGAGGCGAAAGGAAAAGCTAAGCACAGACAGGTGAGAGACATCCCAGTACCAAAATAGCTTCAAATCTGCCAGAAGGATGGGGGATAGAATGTATGTCAAAATGGGGAACCTGCAGCCTCCTCAATAGAAGCCTGTGATGGTGTCTGGCATGGAACACATGTTGTTTGGGGCAAATAAGTCTATTTTTGAGATTATTCCATTACTCAAATATGACATCTATGACATTGGATTCACTCTCTCATCTCTAGTTTATCTTGCATGAGCATTTTGACAAGGGAGAAGAACATGAAAAGGTGCACTGTATCAAATTGCTGACAACAACAGTGCAACAACGCCAGGGCATGACAAGTTTCTTGCCCAGTTTCACTTAATCTGCCACAATCTGGCACATACCTGAGGGTCATCTTAGGAACAAGGTGCTTACAGAGAGCCCTGTCTTAGAAAGTAGTTAAGGGTAGAGTTTTGCTGGGACTGCAGACGTTCTGTTTGGGTTGTGGTTCTTGAGGAAGAACATTTGAGGATAGGTGAGGAACCCAGTCCCACTTTTCATTTAGACAAGTACAAACCCCTTTCTGCCCTGTGAATGTCATGCTGTGAGTCAATAACCCTAAATGTTGCACACAGGTCCCTGACAATACTGTTTTAATACGTAAACACTGACAAAAAATACTTGACCAATATCACGGCCAAACTGACGTAAAAAATGTTGAACACCACAGATCAGGTGGCAGGAAATCTGTGGCGATAAAAAACGCAGTGATCTCTTGTGCCTGTCCTTGTGTGCTGCACGATTATCCCAATTTCTCACAATTTCTTGTCAGGCTTTATGTGAGCTTGTCCCCTAGCTGAACCCTACTTGCCTCAGACAGTGCTCTTTGGCGTCTTTTCCAAATGTGATTGCACCCTCTATCGCGTGAATTACAGCTGGTTTTCTACAGACAAATGGCACAATTCCTTTTACTCCTACTATGACTAGTGATTTATCTGCCATCTTCCTGATACAATAAATTCTACAAGACCTAAATACTAATATATACTAGGGATTCTTGCAGTTATGGTAACCtctgaagataaaattaaagGGGATTAAGGCTCtgaattttaagttttatttcaaaagtggAGCAGACTGCACTACATAATTGCATCTTCGTTGGCAAACCAGGAGGAAATTCGAAACACAAGCCCAAAATATGgcactgtgaaataaaattgcCTAATTTCGTCAGCCTAGGAAGGGGAAGACTGTTAAATAGAGAAGCGCAGCATGTTCTACAGCATCTGCTCTACGAGCCTATCAAAAAATATCTCTCCACCCGCTAAAAATCTTATTATCACGATCCGCCTCATCAGCGCCAATTTGGGAACGAGGGCTCGGCAGCCGCATCTGTCCGGGGCGGGGGTGGCCGCAGCGAGCGCTGCTGCACCGAGGCCGCGGAGCGCTGGGCgccgccgtgcccggggccCGACTGctccggggccgctccgggaggcggcgcggggccgcggcgggggcagagcgggcccggggccgggccgcggctCGGGCGGGGGCGGCtcgggcggggcggggccgccggcGTCACGGCGCACTGCGGGCCGGACCGGGCCGGGCAGGTgaggccgcggggccgggccggggccgcggagCGCTGGCGGCCGGGGGGACGGGAGGCCCGGGGCCgagaggggctgtgaggggatgtgagggctgtgaggggctgtgaggggccgAGAGGGAtgtgaggggccgtgaggggccgagaggggctgtgaggggccgAGAGGGGATGTGAGGGcggtgaggggctgtgagggccGAGAGGGGAtgtgaggggccgtgagggatgtgaggggctgtgaggggccgtgagggatGTGAGGGGCCGAGAGGGACTGTGAGGGCCGAGAGGGGCCgtgagggctgtgaggggccgtgaggggatGTGAGGGGCCGAGAGGGGCCGTGAGGGAtgtgaggggccgtgagggctgtgaggggccgtgaggggatGTGAGGGGCCGAGAGGGGCCGTGAGGGAtgtgaggggccgtgagggctgtgaggggccgtgagggatgtgaggggccgtgagggatgtgaggggccgtgagggctgtgaggggccgtgagggatgtgaggggccgtgagggatGTGAGGGCCGTGAGGGCCGTGAGGGGCCGAGAGGGGCCGTGAGGGAtgtgaggggccgtgaggggctgtgaggggccgagaggggccgtgagggctgtgaggggccgagaggggccgtgagggatgtgaggggccgtgagggatgtgaggggccgtgagggctgtgaggggccGGCGGTCCCGCCCCGGGGCGGTGGCGCGGCTCCTGCCCGGCCGGCACAAAGGATGGGCAGGCGGCGGCCGGGTCAGCACCAGGGCCAGGGCCGGCCTTGCCCCCGCGGTGCCATGACTGGGGAGGAGGGTTTTTGGAGCCCTCGGTACCCGACGCGGAAAAATTGGGATCAGATTTTTGCCAGAAAAGTGAAGAGTTATTTTCGGCCTAGCGGTGCCCGGGGAGAGCGGGGAGTGCCCGCCAAGCACATTGCCTGTGCACACACGTTTGTGCGGACAGCAGCCGGTGTCGCCTTGCAGACTGTGATGTGCAATTGTTGGTATAACAGACGTCGAGTGCCAACAATCCCAAATAACTATTGACACTGAGGGCCAGCAGCCACACTAAGGGAGAGGtttcctgccttgctgctgttGTGGTCACCATGTAGATTTACCCGAGGGCAGGTCTGAGATGTCTTCCTGTGAACAACCAGTGAGTTGAGGAAAATGGGGGATTAAGGATATAATCTGATTTTTGATGGACCAGTGACATGCTGTCAATAATAGCCTTTCATTTCAAGGAATTGCATGTCACCACATGTATTTTTGAGTCATGCATAGGGTTTCTTTCCTTATGTCACTAAACCGTTGCCACTTATGACTTGGAATACAATTGCTTTGCAGTATACAGTAAAGAGCAGAAAGATAAAGAGGATCTAGTATGAAATGAAACTAATAGATGAAGATAAGGAGATAACATCCTCCGTGCAAATGGCAAGGTATAATAGTAGTGAAGGGGGCTGCTAGCTCCTTTTCATTGTCATGGTTCTGTGAAAGGGTTGTTTAGAGCAACTGTCATAAATCTGATTGGGTTTTCATTCTGTCTTCTTTCAGGTATCTcctcattttaaacaaattctcATTGTGAGGAAATTACTTTGTCCTGGAAGCTGTTAAAGTTACTCTGCAAAGTAAGTACTCTGCTTGTGAGAGACATGGGTCATAAGGAGTTTTGAGAAATTTTCAGAAAGGGTGTCAAGTGGAACACCAGTGCAGAGATCTTCAATAAGTCTCtgtacttttctctttctgctggtCCTTGTATGGGACTTTATGGCTAATGAGCTTCTCACTCTCATCCTTCCTTATCTCCTTGGCCCCCAAATGCACTCACGTTACTCCAGCTGAAATCTCCTGTGAGGTGCTTGGCAGTCCGTTTTGTATTGTGCAGTGTCTCTGGATCTCTGCATGGAGCTGTGGATTGGTCTGTGTAGGCATCATCCACCATGCTTAACAGTGTTTGGGTTAGTGTGATGGTGATCATGGCCTTATGGAGTTCTGCTTTGGGTAATTGTTGGGGAAATGCAATAAATCGTGGCTTTGTGTAGGCTAAGGGCTACAGGAAGGAAGAGCAGTGTACGAAATGTGCCAAccaaagaagcagaaaacatgAGATTTAGGGGAGTGCTGTACAGCCAAAGAGTAGAAGAGCTGGGAGTTTATTCCCCAGGgaaactgtaataaaaaaagtaagagaCTTGTTTTACTCACTAGTGTGCAGTTGTGAGGGTTTTCTGAGGAGGGATGGGGTGATGTGGAGCCGTTCtcgtgcagcagcagctttggtcTGTGGGCAAGGAGGCCTAAAGAAAAGGTCAGACTGTACTCATgagttgttttcatttctggCAAAAAGAATCAAGAAATCACATGTGGTTCCTTGTGCAGCAGATCTGTTGGCATCTATCTGATGTGCTATTTTTGAAACCATTTGGCTGTTTTACCAACCACACTGTGCACATTTTGGCTACAGGAGTGATTCTGATAAGATCCAAGGAGCCTATTCAGCACTTGGGTACCATTAAGCACTGAAAGAGGAGTAGCAGTTCTGAGGGTGGCTTGTGGGATATGTATCTTCTTCTCATGATTCAGTTCCTAAGGATCAGACCCCGTCCTTGCGGTGGAGATATCTCTGCTGACTTCAGGAATGGAAATaggaataaaaccaaatttGGTCATTGAGGAAAAGGTGTTGCATTAAGCCTTGGCatcagcaaaggcagcaggagtgGCAGATCAGCAGCAAAAGGATTTTTTGCCAAAGTGATTTCATGTTGCAGCAGGGGGCTGAAATTTGCTGCCAGGACACAACTTTGCATTATTGTAAACATAGACTGAGATTCTGATATACTTTTTTAGCTTGAGTGACTTCAACTCAAGTGAATTCTACATAAATTTAAACCCTTTGCTGGCCCATTGGGAACTTCTGGGAAGTATGACATTTGTATCTgttaattgttttaaatatttcaatctTAATCCGCTGTGACGGTAGGCAAATACCTGGGTAACCTAGGTAGTACCTCTGGTGTCTTATTTGTACAAAGTTGCAGAGGTGTGCCCATAAAACACAAATGGCTTCCATCAAGAGATGGAAAGAAGAGGCTGTAACCAACACAAAGGCCATGCTTCATATCTGTAACGTTGAGAAACGACTTgaacttcagtaaaaaaaaaattaagcaagcCGTTTTGTTCTGAGCTGTTTGTCTTCTAGACGCGTGGCCGTGATGATTCCACCGTCCGCACCAAGCCCTGTCAGCGATGCTGCACTGCTGTCAGGTGTGGcttcccaggagctctggaggTCACCAGTGCCAGGCTACTCTGGGCTGCCCACACGGCACATCAGCCACCGGGCCAACAACTTCAAGAGACACCccaagaggagaaaacacatCCGGCcgtcgccgccgccgccgcccaaCACGCCGTGTCCCATCGACCTGGTGGACTTTGGGGATCTCCAGCCTCAGAGGTCCTTCTTGGAACTCCTTTTCAATGGGTGCATTCTCTTTGGGCTTGAATTCAGCTATGCCATGGAGACAGCCTATGTTacccctgtgctgctccagatgGGCCTTCCAGACCAGCTGTACGGAATGGTGTGGTTCATCAGCCCTATATTAGGTAACTTTTCTTGATGCTGTTTCTTCCCTCTTATGTTTTCCactaaggggtttttttgggttagttttttttctgtttgtttgcttgtggttttttgtttctgtttgtttggtttttggttttgtttggtttggttttcagtACCTCAGCTGTTCATGAGTATATTCTCTCGAGGTTAAGAAGTACTAACCAGATTTTTGGACAAACAAATAGGAGTATAATTCTTGCTGTTCACTGCCTGAAATAAGACCAATGTGCTcaaaaaatctggttttttttaatagcttctCAACCTCTTAAAACTTGTGTGAGGGTAAGGTTTGGTTGGTCTGttcctgtatttaaaaacaaacataagaAGATTGGTGTATCCATTTATGTCCCCATGAAAAAAAGCATACAGAGACAGTTCTCAAGGGTGtgtgaaaaaaaagcagagtgaGATTGCCTTCTCCTGTTTAACTTTCTGAAACAAAGGAGGTGTTCCAATGATGAAAGAGCATTTGCCACTGGTGATACAGGCATTGAATTACTTGTCTTAGcacagaggcagggctgggagtgtATCCATTGCTATGGATACCACTTGGAAAATTTTGTTCTGCCTGTTCTTGTACTCACAACATGTGCTTCAGAAGAAGAGATAGGCCCCTCCTAACAGGCTGGCACAGATTAATACAGGCACCTTTCCTACTTGCATATTtgcttcctgctgttttccaagCTAATCCTGCAGGGGATCTCACATCTAATATGGGATAAATGAAATAGCTTGTAAGGAACAGAGTGCTTTGAACGTGTAACTTGTACTCTGAGCGTTCACCTGGTGTCAAACTGTGTTACTGATGCAGAGTGAAgtgccctgcagtgagcagcagcagtgatgttACTCAGTCCCTGTCCTGGGCAATGCCAGGCAGTTTGCAGTGTGTGCCCCAGTGCTGACTGGGGATGTCACTGCACTGTGGTGTCCTGCCTTAACTGCCTTTTAAGGCATGCTTGTTTTAACTCCTCTGTGAGACAGGCTTGTAGGAAAATCCTGTTCATTGGTGATTCCTTTTTTCTAGGGTTTTTGCTACAGCCTTTGCTGggagcctggagtgacagatgcACATCAAGATTTGGGAGGAGAAGACCTTTCATTCTGGTTTTAGCAGTAGGTGTGTCCTTTAGAAATGATGGGCATAACACTTAAAAACATTGTGCATCTCTCTTCTGTGACATCCCTTGTCAAATGAACAAAATGCTGAACAAAGTGCTCCTGAGGTGTTGGGTGTTGTGGTCTGAAGAAGATGGTGAGTGACAACTGAGCTTGATGCTTTGGAGAGCCACACATAAAAGCTCCTCAGAGTGTGAAAGGATGTTTTGAGGGTCAAGGATGTGGATGTTTTCGGTCAAAGTAAACTCTAGACATCTGTTAAGCTCAAATAGTGGAAAAGGATTATGTGTATCTTATAAACCACACTAATCTCCCGGGCTGCATTGATATGAACAAGAGCAATAGTGCTTGCTGCAAGGCTGTGCAGTAGAGTAATGCTTCTGGAGTGTGGAGCTCTGCAGACTGGCTTACAAACAGTgactgattttgttttggttttgttcccaGGAGCATTGCTTGGGCTCTCACTTATGCTGAATGGCAAAGATATAGGGAGTGCCTTGTCTGACACTGAGAATAACCACAAATGGGGGATCATCCTTACGGTGTGTGGTGTTGTCCTCATGGACTTCAGTGCAGATTCAGCAGACAATCCCAGTCATGCCTACATGATGGATGTGTGCAGCCCAGTGGATCAAGACAGGGGCCTCAACATCCACGCTCTGTTAGCAGGTATGTCTTCCTGGTGCTTCCTGGGAGGTGTAAACCTTGAGTAAACAAGCCCTGCTGTGAGAGAGCAGGGTGAAAGCACTGTTCTTTTCCTGAATAAGCATGATGAACAAATACTGAGAGATGTCATGAATTAACcataaaaaaaccttaaaaatctACTTATTGCAAAAGGCTTTTGTAACTACCTCAACTCAAACAAGACACAGTCTTGGGTTGTTCACCTGAAGGTCCCTCACGTCTTTTGTAAGACCTATGGAAACGAAATTATCCCTTGAGGGAGGAGGTTTGGCTTCCTGCAGGTGTGAAATATGTGTCCTGTAGTTGCTCTGTTGGAGGCCAAAGTGCATACTGAGTGCTGTTGATCCCTCACTGCTGTCATCTTCAGTTGCTGTGCTGCCCTGTTCTAGGAGACTATTCCACACTCTTGAATGTGTTTGTGAGTAAGAGAGGAGAGTGTTGTAAGACTTTTTCACCATGtgaatggagagagagaggtgCTCTCAAAACTTCCCTGTCGTCGGTAGTAACACAGTGGCAGTTCTGTGCACTGTCAACACAATGCTAAGTAATGAGCTTGCTACGCTTCTGAAGTGATTGGATTGGATCTGTCTTAGGTAGAGCTGCATTCCTCATATgaggaaaatggattttcacTTTCAGGAAAACAGTCTTAGCTGAATGATTGCAGAGCCTTGTCACAAGGCTGGTGGACACTTCTGTTTACGGACTGAAATAGCTAAAGGTAAGGTGTTTTGTTCTTggcaaagaaaattataatttttaattatttgtatcATCACTTTCACAgcactttcttcctctttctgtaCCATGTTGGTACATCCAGACTGTTCTTGTGGCACAGCTGTGTTTTTTAGTGCATTTGAAGTGAAAAGGGGTCAAATGGTAAAACAGAAATGTCAGATTCTACTCATGAGTCATTAGACAAGTGATGCTGTGCTGCTACTGACTTGTGGGACTGGATAGGGAAGATAATCTTAGCTCTGTTTTTCCACCAGGTCTTGGAGGTGGCTTTGGTTATGTTGTTGGAGGAATACACTGGGATAAAACCAGTTTTGGAAAAGCTGTAGGAGGGCAACTTCGTGTCATCTATGTCTTCACCTCAGTTGTACTGACTATTGCTACTGTGCTGACTCTAGTTAGCATTCCAGAGAGACCCTTAAAGTCctctaacaggaagaaaaaggtgatGAAAAGTCCAAgtcttcctctccctccttctccacctTTCTTCTTTGAGGACAGTGTAAATGAAAACTCTGCTTCTCATAACTCAGCTCACTTACATGCAAGTTTTACGAGTCCTGTTTCCCCCATGAGCCCACTCACGCCAAAATACGGGAGTTTTATCAGCAGAGACAATTCTTTGACGGGAATTAATGAGTTTGCATCATCCTTTGGGACTTCAAATATTGACAGTGTGCTTATAGACTGTTTTACAGGCGGGCATAGTAGTTACGTGACACTTCCAGCTAGTTTGTCCAGGCAGCCTGTGAGTGTCAGCTTTCCTCGGGTGCCTGATGGCTTTTACCATGGAGCAAATGGAATTCTGGAGCAAGGGGAGAGCAGCTTAACATCAGGGGCTGATAGTGATGTGCTGAGAGTGGGCTCACTGGATGCAGTAAAGCCACGGTCATCGGGGATCTTGAAAAGACCTCAGACCTTGGCCATCCCAGATGCTGTAACAGGACACTGCCCAGAGAAtaacagaagaagaaatgtaACCTTCAGCCAACAGGTAAGAGCAGGAAATCAGTGATGTGACCGTGTAAACGTGAGTGTTGTTAATATCTCCATATAGTTTTAAATGTGCGGTGCACAAATTATTCATTAAAGACTCTTGTGACAGTTTCCTCATAAAAATCCATTATGGGAACAGCACACCTGCTATGACTCTATCGGTAAAGTCGTGGGTAGAGTGTGAATGATGGCTGACAGTCTGTCAGCTGCCTTTGTTAGGATGGCAGAAATGGGAATGTCCCACTCTTAACTGGGCCAGTGGTGAGAGTTAGGTCAGTATTTTTAGTCCTGCTTCACTAC
The Sylvia atricapilla isolate bSylAtr1 chromosome 22, bSylAtr1.pri, whole genome shotgun sequence genome window above contains:
- the SLC45A1 gene encoding proton-associated sugar transporter A, whose protein sequence is MIPPSAPSPVSDAALLSGVASQELWRSPVPGYSGLPTRHISHRANNFKRHPKRRKHIRPSPPPPPNTPCPIDLVDFGDLQPQRSFLELLFNGCILFGLEFSYAMETAYVTPVLLQMGLPDQLYGMVWFISPILGFLLQPLLGAWSDRCTSRFGRRRPFILVLAVGALLGLSLMLNGKDIGSALSDTENNHKWGIILTVCGVVLMDFSADSADNPSHAYMMDVCSPVDQDRGLNIHALLAGLGGGFGYVVGGIHWDKTSFGKAVGGQLRVIYVFTSVVLTIATVLTLVSIPERPLKSSNRKKKVMKSPSLPLPPSPPFFFEDSVNENSASHNSAHLHASFTSPVSPMSPLTPKYGSFISRDNSLTGINEFASSFGTSNIDSVLIDCFTGGHSSYVTLPASLSRQPVSVSFPRVPDGFYHGANGILEQGESSLTSGADSDVLRVGSLDAVKPRSSGILKRPQTLAIPDAVTGHCPENNRRRNVTFSQQVANILLNGVKYESELNEPGETSEQPLSVKLLCSTICHMPKALRNLCINHFLGWLSFEGMLLFYTDFMGEVVFQGNPKAPHNSDEYQKYNTGVTMGCWGMCIYAFSAAFYSAVLEKLEERFSTRTLYFVAYLAFGLGTGLATLSRNVYVLLSLCATYGILFATLCTLPYSLLCDYYQSREFVGSQAEGTRRGMGVDISLLSCQYFLAQILVALAMGPLTAAVGSASSAMYFSSLVSFLGCLFSSLCVTYELLPAEELPPAEEQRPLLPRARNE